From one Bacteroides fragilis NCTC 9343 genomic stretch:
- a CDS encoding MarC family protein has translation MSLSNLLIIFSSSFMALFPVVNPLGNGFVVNGFFTDLDPKQRKTAIRKLILNFIIIGVGTLVIGHLFLLMFGLAIPVIQLGGGILICKTAMELLGDSNSPDQEESSRNMDSLKWKNIEQKIFYPITFPISIGPGSISVIFTLMASASVKGKLLQTGINYFVIALVIVCMAAILYIFLSQGQRIIQKLGPVGNQIINKLVAFFTFCIGIQISVTGISQIFHLSIL, from the coding sequence ATGTCACTGAGTAATCTGCTAATTATATTCTCTTCCTCTTTTATGGCTTTGTTTCCCGTGGTGAATCCTTTGGGAAACGGTTTTGTGGTGAATGGCTTTTTTACCGACCTGGATCCCAAGCAGCGGAAAACCGCCATCCGGAAACTGATTCTTAACTTTATAATAATCGGTGTGGGTACTTTGGTCATAGGCCACCTGTTTTTGTTAATGTTCGGACTGGCCATCCCTGTCATTCAGTTGGGCGGTGGGATACTTATCTGTAAAACGGCCATGGAGTTGCTCGGCGATTCTAACTCCCCGGATCAGGAAGAATCGAGCCGGAACATGGATAGCCTCAAATGGAAGAATATAGAACAGAAGATATTTTATCCCATCACGTTTCCCATCAGCATCGGTCCGGGCAGTATATCCGTTATATTTACTCTGATGGCTTCTGCCAGCGTCAAAGGTAAATTGTTGCAAACCGGAATCAATTATTTTGTGATCGCACTTGTTATAGTTTGTATGGCAGCCATACTTTATATCTTTCTTTCCCAAGGGCAAAGAATTATTCAGAAACTCGGGCCGGTAGGGAATCAGATCATTAACAAGCTCGTTGCCTTTTTTACATTCTGCATCGGCATACAGATTTCCGTGACAGGTATATCTCAGATATTTCATTTGAGTATCTTATGA
- a CDS encoding SGNH/GDSL hydrolase family protein, translated as MKTTRLQLSLLALFLGCASLQAQYKWADPLKQDFHTVRGQAWQDELKDSYARLPQRAEDKVRKPLWDLSRQSAGLSVAFRSNASEIKVRYVVKGGLSMPHMPATGVSGIDLYATDNNGQERWCAGNYSMGDTIVYNFRGLSYAAKSGNEFEYQLFLPLYNSVSWMEIGVPADASFRFLPVSQEKPLVIYGTSIAQGACASRPGMAWGNILNRKLGHPVINLGFSGNGKLEEALFDLLSEIDARLYIIDCMPNLAGKEASAVVYQRTLEGVKKLREKSQAPILLVEHDGYSNEFSSESAEESYRVANAELRKAYETLQKEQVPTVYYLTKEEIGMPMDAMVDGVHSTDLGMQQYADSYRKKIGEILHEESEGPTSCIPCKQQRDPYDWYGRHEEILKLNKQSAPEVVMIGNSITHFWGGEPIAHNQFGTESWDRLFKGKRVRNLGFGWDKTENVLWRIYHGELDGFQAQNIFLLIGTNNLLFNTDDEVIEGICRVVKAIRERQPRAKLCVMGILPRKEMETRIAQIDAALQERLNGKDCTFINLAPQLTHKDGTIDHSLFRDGLHPNAEGYKRIAKVLKGYL; from the coding sequence ATGAAAACTACCAGACTCCAACTTTCCCTTTTAGCCCTTTTTCTGGGGTGCGCTTCTCTACAGGCACAATACAAATGGGCAGATCCACTCAAACAAGACTTTCATACAGTACGCGGACAAGCATGGCAGGACGAACTGAAAGATTCTTATGCCCGCCTCCCGCAAAGGGCAGAAGATAAAGTACGCAAGCCTTTATGGGATTTGTCGCGGCAAAGCGCAGGGCTGTCTGTCGCCTTCCGTTCCAACGCATCCGAAATAAAGGTTCGCTACGTAGTAAAAGGCGGACTCTCTATGCCCCATATGCCGGCTACGGGAGTTTCGGGCATCGATCTGTATGCTACAGACAATAACGGGCAAGAACGCTGGTGTGCCGGAAATTATTCCATGGGAGACACCATTGTCTACAATTTCAGGGGACTTTCATACGCGGCTAAATCCGGCAACGAATTTGAATACCAACTATTCCTGCCGCTATACAACAGTGTATCATGGATGGAGATAGGTGTTCCTGCCGACGCTTCTTTCCGTTTTCTTCCGGTTTCACAAGAAAAGCCTCTGGTCATATACGGCACTTCCATTGCGCAAGGAGCCTGTGCTTCGCGTCCTGGCATGGCATGGGGCAATATACTGAACCGGAAGTTGGGACATCCGGTCATCAATCTGGGGTTCTCCGGCAACGGAAAACTGGAAGAAGCACTCTTCGATCTTCTGTCAGAGATCGATGCACGGCTATATATCATTGACTGCATGCCCAATCTGGCAGGAAAAGAAGCATCGGCCGTAGTGTACCAACGCACTTTGGAGGGAGTGAAAAAACTTCGTGAAAAGAGCCAGGCCCCCATCCTGTTGGTAGAACACGACGGATATAGCAATGAATTCAGTTCCGAAAGCGCGGAGGAATCCTATCGTGTGGCCAATGCAGAACTACGCAAGGCATACGAGACGCTGCAAAAAGAGCAGGTTCCTACTGTCTATTATCTGACCAAGGAAGAAATCGGTATGCCGATGGATGCCATGGTAGACGGTGTTCATTCCACCGACCTGGGTATGCAGCAATATGCGGACAGTTACCGGAAGAAGATAGGTGAGATCTTACACGAAGAGAGTGAAGGGCCTACTTCATGTATCCCTTGCAAGCAGCAAAGAGATCCATACGACTGGTACGGACGCCACGAAGAGATCTTGAAACTAAATAAGCAAAGTGCTCCCGAAGTGGTGATGATCGGCAACTCGATCACGCATTTCTGGGGAGGCGAACCTATTGCACACAATCAGTTTGGAACAGAATCCTGGGATAGACTTTTCAAAGGAAAGCGAGTTCGTAACCTCGGATTTGGCTGGGACAAAACAGAAAATGTACTGTGGCGTATCTACCACGGTGAGCTGGACGGTTTTCAGGCACAGAACATTTTCCTGCTGATAGGCACCAACAATCTCTTGTTCAACACCGACGACGAAGTCATAGAGGGAATCTGCCGGGTCGTAAAAGCGATTCGCGAGCGTCAACCCCGTGCAAAACTCTGCGTGATGGGCATCCTGCCGAGAAAAGAGATGGAAACCCGCATTGCCCAAATAGATGCGGCATTGCAAGAGCGACTGAACGGCAAAGATTGTACTTTCATTAATCTTGCTCCGCAACTGACGCATAAAGACGGAACAATAGACCATTCACTGTTCCGTGACGGGCTTCACCCGAATGCCGAAGGATACAAACGCATCGCAAAAGTGCTGAAAGGCTACTTATAA
- a CDS encoding precorrin-2 C(20)-methyltransferase, which yields MITTHPIRFVSLGPGEPDLITLKGLKALQGADCIFCPATMTQDGKSSSRALSILNTLGFSDTVQCFRLPMDKDRTLALRSYEAVYESSKILRAEGQNVVIVAEGDAGLYSSIHYIYDKLQQDDIPVEQIAGIPAFIASGAMAGLHIVSQEERLIVIPGHVTAKELDDYLKHQTVVVIMKLSQCIDEVHQCIINHPEYQYHYFENVGTEKEYYSCSTEELREKRYPYFSVMIIRFG from the coding sequence ATGATAACTACACATCCCATACGTTTCGTATCTTTAGGCCCCGGAGAACCGGATCTGATTACATTGAAAGGACTCAAAGCACTGCAAGGAGCCGATTGCATCTTCTGTCCGGCCACCATGACTCAAGACGGCAAGTCCTCTTCACGGGCACTCTCCATCCTGAACACTCTCGGATTCTCGGACACCGTACAGTGTTTCCGGCTTCCTATGGACAAGGACAGGACACTGGCATTAAGATCTTATGAAGCTGTATATGAAAGCAGCAAAATACTCCGTGCAGAGGGACAAAACGTCGTAATTGTGGCCGAAGGAGATGCGGGTCTTTACTCTTCCATCCACTACATCTACGACAAGCTGCAACAAGACGACATCCCCGTTGAACAGATTGCCGGTATTCCCGCTTTTATTGCTTCCGGAGCGATGGCGGGCCTGCATATTGTCAGTCAGGAAGAGCGGCTGATCGTGATACCGGGTCACGTCACCGCTAAAGAACTGGACGACTACCTGAAACATCAGACGGTAGTGGTCATAATGAAGCTATCGCAATGTATAGACGAGGTACACCAATGTATAATTAACCATCCGGAATACCAATACCACTACTTTGAAAATGTAGGGACCGAGAAGGAATACTACTCTTGCTCCACCGAAGAACTTCGGGAAAAAAGATACCCTTATTTCTCGGTAATGATTATCAGATTCGGATAA